Proteins encoded by one window of Lathyrus oleraceus cultivar Zhongwan6 chromosome 1, CAAS_Psat_ZW6_1.0, whole genome shotgun sequence:
- the LOC127086910 gene encoding uncharacterized protein LOC127086910 translates to MQEFPNKHQQVAYYELRNRDHPKGYCPPTNEGVNYMGNQNQYQDRQAPYQGLEKKKSNEKKTKAQKVQEEKGKLKSFPVQHPPYPNAPTKKENLRHYARVLNIFSRLQINIPLSEVPEQMPMYAKFMKDILTKKKRLGNIEVKHTKITLQLADKSITRPSGIDEDVLVKMDKLLFTIDFVVMDIEEDDEHL, encoded by the exons ATGCAGGAATTCCCAAACAAACATCAACAGGTTGCATACTATGAACTTCGCAATAGAGATCATCCCAAGGGTTATTGTCCTCCGACGAACGAAGGGGTGAATTATATGGGAAATCAAAATCAATATCAAGATAGGCAAGCACCATATCAAG gtttagaaaaaaaaaagagtaaTGAAAAGAAGACAAAAGCTCAAAAAGTTCAAGAGGAGAAAGGGAAACTTAAGAGTTTTCCAGTGCAACACCCACCTTATCCAAATGCTCCTACCAAGAAAGAAAATTTGAGGCATTATGCAAGGGTTTTGAATATATTTAGTCGGTTACAGATAAATATTCCACTTTCTGAAGTTCCTGAACAAATGCCAATGTATGctaagttcatgaaggatattctcacaaagaaaaaGAG GTTAGGTAACATTGAAGTTAAACATACAAAGATAACACTTCAGTTGGCTGACAAATCTATCACCCGTCCATCAGGAATAGATGAAGATGTTTTGGTTAAGATGGACAAGTTATTATTTACAATTGATTTTGTTGTGATGGATATTGAAGAGGATGATGAGCACCTTTGA